One genomic segment of Primulina tabacum isolate GXHZ01 chromosome 9, ASM2559414v2, whole genome shotgun sequence includes these proteins:
- the LOC142555582 gene encoding uncharacterized protein LOC142555582, which translates to MAAAAVVSWNTPSKFQFDPRLRLQSFSTQAKFFTDYPIQNHQKSRSSTINAQFGGTAENSRTNSIRNRMMYRRLDSCLVIPPSKGKKPKALVKFLGGAFIGAVPEVTYSYFLENLAKAGYLIISVPYNVTFDHERVTREIYERFHSCLDSILLSGLPEYGISGAEIADLPFYSVGHSNGALLQVLTGSYFCEKIPKANAIISYNNRPASEAVPYFEQLGPLVKQMMPMMEASPIYSMSQSFSGDGLKALIDVAERFVPDYDPEAAVSLTKFVDQLPSVFDQIAQGISEFKPTPAENLDCFKKLYSVQHTLLVKFGFDAIDETDLLEETLKPRIEFYGGKLEKVVLNGNHITPCIQEPRWQAGPIYTPADAIAQGIKSISLNDTTVLSTTIANWFSTIQQ; encoded by the exons ATGGCGGCGGCTGCTGTAGTCTCTTGGAACACTCCCTCGAAGTTCCAATTCGACCCCAGATTACGATTACAATCTTTTAGCACTCAAGCAAAATTTTTCACTGATTATCCTATTCAAAACCACCAAAAATCTCGGAGCTCAACCATTAATGCTCAATTTGGTGGAACAGCCGAGAATTCAAGAACTAATTCCATCAGAAATCGCATGATGTATCGAAGGCTTGATTCTTGTCTTGTAATACCTCCATCTAAAGGGAAAAAACCCAAGGCATTAGTCAAATTCTTGGGCGGCGCTTTTATTGGAGCCGTTCCTGAAGTTACGTACAG TTATTTTCTCGAAAATTTGGCGAAGGCAGGGTACTTGATTATATCTGTGCCATACAATGTGACTTTCGATCATGAACGTGTTACGCGGGAAATTTATGAGCGATTTCATTCCTGCTTGGATTCTATCTTGTTGTCTGGATTACCAGAGTATGGGATTTCTGGAGCTGAGATAGCTGATCTTCCATTTTATTCAGTTGGACACAG CAATGGCGCACTTCTTCAAGTGCTTACGGGCAGTTACTTCTGTGAAAAGATACCAAAG GCTAATGCAATTATATCGTACAACAACAGGCCAGCTTCTGAAGCAGTACCATACTTTGAACAG TTAGGTCCTCTAGTCAAGCAAATGATGCCTATGATGGAGGCATCCCCTATTTATTCAATGTCTCAGAGTTTCTCAG GAGATGGATTGAAGGCATTAATTGATGTGGCCGAAAGATTTGTACCAGATTATGACCCAGAAGCTGCTGTATCTTTAACAAAATTTGTCGATCAATTGCCCTCGGTATTTGATCAG ATTGCACAAGGAATTTCGGAGTTCAAGCCGACACCAGCGGAGAATCTCGACTGTTTTAAGAAGCTATATAGTGTACAACACACGTTATTG GTTAAGTTTGGTTTCGACGCTATTGATGAGACCGATCTCCTCGAAGAGACACTAAAGCCTCGCATTGAATTTTATGGTGGAAAACTCGAGAAAGTAGTCTTGAATGGTAACCACATCACACCTTGTATACAG GAACCAAGATGGCAAGCAGGACCAATATACACCCCAGCAGATGCCATTGCTCAAGGGATTAAGTCCATTTCATTAAATGATACCACAGTTCTATCTACAACCATCGCCAATTGGTTTAGCACCATTCAACAATAA